The stretch of DNA tgttattcaaaaaaattattagttatttaGTATTATCCTTTCCGAGTACTTCTTCATCATAGTAAAGTTGCATTGTTAGATGAACCCATTATTATTGGTGATCACATATTTAATAAGTAGATAGAAAGACTATTTTGTTCAAACCGActtgtttataaaaaatactttttgtgCATTATTGTCGTTggcttgttgttgttgttgtcgacatttttgttattgttatgcCTTTAATAATCCTGTATAAGTGGAACTAATATTGTATTATCTATCTAATGGTTAACTTTAATTTTACCATAACTATTGTAACATGTGTGATGTCTAATAACACACTATAACGACGCaatgatatatattattaaattaaactataGCATGCATTGATTTGATAGTGTTTAACTGTTTGTAGAATGTTcagtttttattttgaaatttaaagtcATAAATTTGTTGACTTTTTAACAATATAAGTTTGCCCCTGGCTTATTTAAAGGTCTTATTATTAATAACAAGTAGAAGCATAGTCTTCATAATCGGAATAGTCTCATCTTAATTATGAGAATAAAGTTAGAAGGTCTTGAAAGAAGACATAATCGGAATTGGATAATTGCTAAGTCTTTTAATGCCAACACTGTGGTCCATGCTCGTGCACGAAAGTCTCGCCAAACTCCAATGGATTCATGAAAGATAATATGGAGATATCGTTATTTATGTTAGCGTCTTTTTTTTgtcgatttttatttttgaaataaataaatttaagatatatgatattcaaatttttatgacttaaataatatttagagtttgattattaattttttttattaacaacgGGGTTAAAcgtccaaaaaagaaaaaactaaccAAAAATTATTCTAGAGTTAACCGTTCCTACAGCATCAGTAAAGAAATGCAAGGAAATACAAGGTGGCAATGAAACTTTATCCTTTAAATCCTAAAGAAATAGGTAGAAATAGGTGGCAATGAACATGTTGGATATAATTTTAGTAACTATCTTATAAGAGACGTTACACAATCCAATAGGTCGAAAGTGGCTAAAATTCTCAGGAACCTCCCTTTTCGAACTCAGAAAAATATAGGTATTATTAACTTTCTTTATTTCTGTAAGATCCACAAACACCTTTTTCACCCAATCTTCAACTGAGGTCTTCACAAGGCTCCAGTTGCTCTGGTAAAACATAGGGGGAAGACCGTCTGGTCTCGGGGCTTTCCAAGCTCCCATAGAAAAGATAGCTGCAGAGACTTCTTCCACTGGAACCATACGATCCAGGCGCCCAATCTCTTCGGACGTCAAAGTAGGGAACAAACCGGAAGCTACTAACTTCTCATATGGTTGATCATCAGCATAAAGTGAAAGAAAGTGGTTCATGCCCAATTGCTGAAGCTGAAATGTGTCATCTACCTACTCACCATGGTGGTTCTTAAGCATTGTCACTCTGTTTCTCCGTCTTCTAGCAATTGCCAAATTGTGGAAGTAGGAGGTATTGCAATCCCCATAGTTTATCCACTTACATCTTGAACATTGTTTTCAAAGTATCTCCTCTTGAATAAAAATTGCTTCCAGTTCTTTCCATAACTCAGTTTGGAGATCCTCCAAAAAAGGATTCACTTCGAAACCAAGTTTTAAGGAGATACCATTCAGTCTGgccaaaattctatttttttccgATGAATATCACCAAAAACTTCCTTGTTCCAAACCTTTGCGGCTTCCATAAAATTAGTCACATTTTGGTCCAAAGAAATTTCATCCTTCCAGTTTGTCTTCAACATAGAATTTAAGTTCTCATGAGTCAACCATGAAGCCAAAAATCGAAAGGGACGACAGGAGGACGCAGTAGTACTATCAACCCAAAGCTCCAAAAAAATTGGGACATAGTCTGATTTGAGTTTGGGAAGATGCTTTACCACGGCACTACTAAAGTGTTGGGACCAAGCTGCATTAATTACGTATCTATCCAACCGTCTTCTAATAATTCCTTTTTGCCAGGTAAGCGGCTGACCTTTAAAGCCCAGGTCCTGCAACCCACACTCTAACAGGCAATCCGCAAAACGATCATGGTCTCTAGAGAGACCAGAGTTACCCCCTGTATCGGTAGTAGATAAGACACAATTAAAGTCTCTTCCTACACACCACTCACTAGTCAAATTATCAGCAATACTTTTCAGACCTTCCCATAGACTAGTTCTCAGCCCAATTTTGTGGAGAGCCATAAACAACCGTAAAAAACCAAGGACTTTTCAAACTATATCTAAGTTTCATGTGGACATATTGTCTATGAGACATAAGGACCTCAACATtccaaaaatttgaattccataaAATCCAGATGACCCCTGAAAAACCAATACCTTCTTCAAGAAACCAATCTGAGAAACCAAATCTCTTTGCAATCTTATTCGCCTTTGAACCCGATAGATGAGTTTCCAAAAGACACAACGTATTGCAATTGAAATTCCTACATAAATCTTTAACCAAAGTAGAAAAACCTTTGCTACTAACACCTCTACAGTTCCAAGTAATAATATTCATAGgaaaaaataaacaaggaaGTAGAAGAGACAACCAACCGAAGCGACCTTAATCAAGTAGAGCGGGAAGCTGGTGTGGTATCCACCACCATCCTTACGGACTCATCCTCCACTGCCAGAGAATTCGTTTGATTCGGGCATAAGCTAAGAATCTGAGTTGATCCAGGATCCGACGGGTTAGCAGCCGCCAGTGCTTCTTCTTTTGTACTTTCCCTCAGAAACTTTAGTGCTGCGAGAGCCTCCTTCGAGGGTTGATGAATCTGAGTGAAAGGCACGCCATTTAAGAATAGCTCTTCATCCGCCGCCACATACTTCATCTGTTTCATCAAATTTAAAGTCCTCTAGTACTCTGTATTTTTTCGCTCCAAGTTAACTTTAGAGATCCCCTCCACTACCTCTTTTCCTTTTACCAATGATTCCTCAGTACTCTTTGCTCCACCCTCCTTTTCACGAGAACTCCTCCCTTCTTGGGTTTTAGAAGTACCTTTCGGCCCAGCTAGCCTGCTCTTAGAGGAGGAGGTGTGTTTGGGCAGCTCTAGCTTCTTAGTCTTTCCCGCTTGTACTGAGTGCTTATTTGATAGAAAACCTTCTTTATGAACATGTGCTTTCATATTGGACTCCTCTTGTTCTACATATTCCAAAGATTGAAAACGTGAACCTGACCCAATTGGGTTACCTGTCTGGATTGAGGTCCCAACATTACCGTTGCTTTGATTAAATCTGCGCTGGGGTTTCTTAGCCAACATCCATGGCCCAAACACTCCTGAAGAATCAGCTCTTgccatcaaatttaaaattcccTGAGCCACAGGATTTTGTTCCAACACATTAGGCGACGGTTGAGATGGATAAGGAATAGTTAAATTCGACTTGTCCGCAATAATCGCCATTGTTGCATCTCGAGGATCCCCGAGGACCTTACTACCCTCCATTGTAGCTTCTCTGCTCTCCTTCTCCGGTCGCCTACTCTCTGAGCAACCATCAATTATATGCCCATACTTACCGCAACCAAAGCAGATAAGATGGAGACCTTCGTACTCTACCTTAAACTCCTTTCCGAGAACTTTTATAGCTGGGACAAGCTGGTTTCGCAGATCCACCTCCACACATAAGCGGGCAAACTTTCTCCTAGAGTGTATAGAAGTAGTTTGATCAATTTTCAACATTGTTCCAATCTTTTCACCTGCCCGCCATAGGAAGTGATAGGTGTAGAGTTCAACTGGCAGCTCTGGAATTCTCACCCATACCGCTAATTTTTGCATCCCATCCTCTGACGGTTGAAACAACGGCCTCCATCTTTGTACTAACAGGTAGTGCCCTGCCACCTGCCACGGCCCTTCAAAGAGCGCGTGTTTATAGTCACCTTCGTTGTCAAAGTGCACCAGGAAGAACTCTCCAGTCAGATCAATTACCTTCACATTCCCGTTCTTAGACCAAAAACGGTGAACCCACGAGTCCATAGATCGAAATCCAATATTCTTACCGAGTACCTTGACAATAAGAGAAAGCTTCCATGGACGACACCATTCGTCATACTCTGCCAAACTCACCTCAACCTCTGGCTTTGGATTGAAGGGAGCTGCTCTGCCGACACCATCTTTAGAGACCTCCTCCAACATATAGTCCTC from Arachis duranensis cultivar V14167 chromosome 4, aradu.V14167.gnm2.J7QH, whole genome shotgun sequence encodes:
- the LOC107486291 gene encoding uncharacterized protein LOC107486291 translates to MSERVTVPGETTSQEEDLMNHSTKKVKPNGDEVLLDVETEENGRSGDIDLQPMNGSPSFESSQEKEQKVPSGFEKGVTSSKLKSNGGSRVCEVSYKDRLLMGGAGTSLSLEEIVQMVAEDYMLEEVSKDGVGRAAPFNPKPEVEVSLAEYDEWCRPWKLSLIVKVLGKNIGFRSMDSWVHRFWSKNGNVKVIDLTGEFFLVHFDNEGDYKHALFEGPWQVAGHYLLVQRWRPLFQPSEDGMQKLAVWVRIPELPVELYTYHFLWRAGEKIGTMLKIDQTTSIHSRRKFARLCVEVDLRNQLVPAIKVLGKEFKVEYEGLHLICFGCGKYGHIIDGCSESRRPEKESREATMEGSKVLGDPRDATMAIIADKSNLTIPYPSQPSPNVLEQNPVAQGILNLMARADSSGVFGPWMLAKKPQRRFNQSNGNVGTSIQTGNPIGSGSRFQSLEYVEQEESNMKAHVHKEGFLSNKHSVQAGKTKKLELPKHTSSSKSRLAGPKGTSKTQEGRSSREKEGGAKSTEESLVKGKEVVEGISKVNLERKNTEY